The following is a genomic window from Niabella soli DSM 19437.
TTGACGATATCCTGTGGGTAACGACCGAAGAGTATAGTGAGGATATGCAAAAGATGGGGGGTACCCAGGCTTTTGAAGAGCCCTATCTTGACATCGCGCTGTTAAAACTTTATAAAAAAAGGGTCGGCTGGCTGATCATCCTTTTCCTGAGCGAAATGCTTACGGCTACTGCGATGCAGCATTTTGAAGCCGAGATCGAAAAAGCAGCCCTGCTGGCCATATTCATTCCATTGATCATGAGCAGTGGCGGCAACAGCGGCTCCCAGGCTTCCACCCTCATTATACAGGCGATGACCCTGGGAGAAGTGACTATAAAAGACTGGTGGCGCATTATGCGGAGGGAGATACTCTCCGGCCTGATGCTGGGCACCACGCTGGGCACCATCGGGTTTATCCGCATCTCGATCTGGCAGCACCTGCACCTCTATGATTATGGGGAGCACTGGATGCTGGTAGGCTTAACCATCTTTTTTACTTTAATGGGCATCGTTTTATGGGGAAGCCTTATCGGCTCTATGCTCCCGGTTATTTTGAAACGATTGCGGCTGGACCCTGCCACTTCCTCTGCACCTTTTGTAGCCACGCTGGTGGATGTCACCGGCATCATCATTTATTTTTCAGTAGCCTATATAGTTCTCAAAGGAACCTTGCTGTAGGATAGTAAAATATTAAAAGTAAAACGCGAGAAACTCACACCTGCCGCTTCACGTCTCACGATCCTACCTACCTTTACTATTAAAATAATGCTACAATTTTTTCCCATTGCTTTTAATACAACGTTCCAACACTTCATTAAAATCCGCGGGCAAAGCGCCTCCATGTACTTTTACCACTAATTCTTTTTCAGCAAGCTCTTGTAAATCCCTGCGTATAGTATCCGGCGAAACCTGCATCTCTGTTGCCAGTTCAGCCACCAGCACACGGTGTTTATGCTTCAGATCTTTCAAAATATGTGCATGGCGTTCTTCTTTAAACATATGCCCTCACTTTATATATAAAGACGTTGTATTTACAAAATGTTACACTTCTATTCTGGCCGCTTTACCTAAATGGTATTTTTTTTAATCGAATTGCGCAATCGTTTGCACATTTTTTTACTTACTTTGCGTCCCATTAATAAAAACAGGAAAAACAACGCATTCTTTATTGGCTTTGTTCTGACGTGACGACCGATACCGGCAGGAATTTTGATCAGGAAAGATGTTGTACTAATAATTAAAACAATTGATATTATGTGCGGAATTGTTGGATATACAGGGCAAAAACAAGCTTATCCGATTATTGTAAAAGGATTAAAAAGACTGGAATACAGGGGCTACGACAGTGCAGGAGTTGCTATTCTGGACAGCGATCATTTAAAGCTTTACAAAAAGAAAGGAAAGGTTGCCGACCTGGAAGAGGCCATCGGAACAAAAAATGTACAGGGCACCACCGGCATCGGGCATACCCGCTGGGCTACACATGGAGAACCGAGCGACCGGAATGCGCACCCGCATATTTCCCGGAGCGGCACGATAGCCATGATCCACAATGGCATCATTGAAAATTATGCGCAGCTTAAAGGAGAATTGCTAAAAAAGGGTTATACTTTTTCAAGCGATACAGATACCGAAGTGCTTTTAAATTTTATTGATGAAATCAAAACTCAAAACAACTGCACGTTAGAAGAAGCCGTACGCATTGCGTTGAAACGCGTAACCGGCGCTTATGTTATTTTATTGATCGAAACCGCAAACCCGGATACGATCATTGCGGCCCGTAAAGGTAGCCCCCTGGTGATTGGCGTGGGCAAGAACGAGCACTTCCTTGGTTCTGACGCCTCCCCCATGCTGGAATACACTAAAGAGGTGGTTTATATCAACGACTATGAACTGGCCATTGTAAAGCCCGATCAACTGATCCTCAAAAACCTCGGGAATGAAATTATTACACCCTATGTGCAAAAACTGGATATAGAACTTGCGGCTATCGAAAAGGGCGGTTTTGATCATTTTATGCTAAAGGAAATTTTTGAACAACCCCAAACCATATTTGATTGCATGCGCGGACGCCTCAATTCACAGGCGGGTACTATCACCATGGCAGGCATTCAGCAACATGCAGACCAGATCATAAACGCCAGCCGCATTGTGATCATCGCCTGCGGCACCAGTTGGCATGCGGGTTTGGTGGCCGAATATATTTTTGAAGAGCTCTGCCGTATCAATGTTGAAGTGGAATACGCCTCTGAGTTCCGCTACAGGAATCCTGTTATTAACAAAGGGGATGTGATCCTGGCGGTGAGCCAGAGCGGCGAAACGGCCGACACCCTGGTTGCCATAGAAACAGCAAAAGAAAAAGGCGCCTTGATTTTAGGAGTAGTTAATGTAGTAGGCTCCTCCATCTCCCGGACCAGTCATGGCGGCGCCTACACCCACGCCGGTCCGGAGATCGGTGTTGCCTCCACCAAAGCATTTACCGCACAACTAGTAGTGCTTACCCTTATTGCACTAAAAGTGGCCTATATGAAAGGGGCCATCAACGACAGCCGGTATAAAGGCCTGCTGGCCGAATTAGACCTTATCCCTGAAAAAGTAGCGTGGGTATTGAACCACCATGAGCAGATAAAATCAATCGCAGAAAAATATAAAGACGCCCGCGACTTCCTGTATCTGGGCCGCGGCTATAATTTTCCCGTTGCCCTGGAAGGCGCATTAAAGTTGAAAGAAATTTCTTATATCCACGCAGAAGGTTACCCCGCAGCGGAAATGAAACACGGCCCCATCGCCCTGGTAGACGAGCAACTTCCTGTAGTAGTGGTGGCTACCAAAGATCAGTATCACGAAAAAGTGGTGAGCAATATCCAGGAAATTAAAGCCCGAAAAGGAAAAGTGATCGGTATTATTACCGAAGGGGATGAAACCAGTGCGGCACTCTGTGATGATGTGATCAGCGTTCCGGAAGCCGACGAAATTGTGGCGCCGATGTTATCCGTTGTCCCCCTGCAATTGCTCTCTTATTTCATAGGGGTGGCAAAAGGATGCAATGTGGATCAACCAAGAAATCTTGCAAAAAGCGTAACAGTTGAGTAAAGAATGTGAAAATTTGGGAATTTGAAAATATGAAAATTTAACCACGCACACAGCATCCAGTATCCAGTATCAAGCATCCAGTATGAACCAGATAAAAAAACTTCCCGTAGGGGATTTGGGATATAATTTCATTCCGAAGGAATTTTTACCCGAAGGTGAAAACGAATATTATATTCGTTTCAAACAGAATCCTGCTACAGACTACCGGCCGCTGACGCGGCAGGAGATCGCTATACTAAAGTCGAATGGCAACCGGTCCGACAACTGGTCCAATATCCTGGTACGGGAAGGAATCGATGTATTATTGATCGAGGACTGCACTTTTTTTGGGCTGGTCCGCATCGGCAAACTGGAACCTTATTTTTTGGAGTTCAGCCAGTTGCGCACGCCCGTGGGTTTATACCGCAGCCTGATTGTAAGTTGCGATATCGGCAATAATGTAGTCATCAATAATGTGCGGATGCTGAGTCATTATATTATCGATGACGAAGCCATCCTGATCAATGTAAATGAAATGTCCTGCACCTCCCACAGCAAATTCGGGAACGGCATCATCAAAGACGGCGAACCGGAAGATATCCGCATCTGGCTGGAGCTTTGCAATGAAAACGGTGGCAGAAAAGTGGTACCTTTTGATGGTATGCTGCCTGGCGACGCCTGGCTATGGTCAAAATACCGCGCCAATGAAAAACTGCTCAATGCTTTTAAAAATTTTACAGACCAGCAATTTGGCAGGCAACGGGGCACCTACGGTACCGTAGGAAAACGGACTATAATAAAGAATACCCATATTATTAAAGATGCACAAATAGGCAGCGACGCCTATATAAAGGGCGCCAACAAGCTAAAGAACCTTACTATCAACTCCAATGAAACAGCGAAATCCCAAATCGGGGAAGGCTGCGAAATGGTTAACGGTATCATGGGGGCCGGCAGCCGGGCCTTTTATGGTGTAAAAGCGGTCCGCTTTATTTTAGCTCCGTTCTCACAGCTTAAGTATGGTGCCCGGCTGATCAATTCTTACCTGGGGGAGAACGCTACCATTTCCTGTTGCGAAGTATTAAACACCCTCCTCTTTCCGGCGCATGAACAGCACCACAACAATTCCTTTCTTTGTGCATCGCTGGTGATGGGGCAAAGTAATATTGCCGCAGGCGCTACTATAGGATCGAATCATAATTCCCGGGCCGCAGACGGCGAATTGCAGGCGGGACGCGGCTTCTGGCCGGGGCTTTGTGTAAGCCTGAAACACAATTCAAAATTTGCCTCCTTTACCATGATCGCCAAAGGCGATTATCCCGCCGAACTAAATGTCCCGATGCCCTTTTGCCTGATCAGCAACGATGTGCACAAGGATCAATTGGTAGTGATGCCGGGTTATTGGTTTTTATATAATATGTATGCGATCCTGCGTAATGAACGGAAATTTGCAGATCGTGATAAACGAAAAGAGAAAAAACAATTACTGGAGTATGATTTCCTGGCACCAGATACTGTAAACGAAATCTTTACTGCTCTGGACCTCCTCTACCTATATACCGGGAAGGCTTTCTATCAGAAGAATCAAATGGTGGGCTGTGATAAAGAATACAGCCAGAAGGGCCGGGAACTGCTGGAAAGCCAGGCCCCTATTATAGCCCAGCTTGACATTTTCGCCAACGGGATCGAGCATTCGCAGCGCCCGGTACGGATCATAAAAGCGCTGGAAGGCTACGCCGTTTACAAAAAAATGATCTGCTATTACGGTACCTGCCAGCTCATTCATCACTTGAACCAATCCAGCGACAAAACGCTTGCCGCTGTAAAAAATCTTTTTGAAAAAGCCGGGGAGCGCAAATCCTGGTTAAATGTGGGCGGACAACTGATCCCTGAAAAAGAGGTGAAAATACTGATCAATTCCATTGAATCCGGTGCTGTTAAAAAAGGCTGGGATGAGGTGCATGATTTTTATCAACAGCAGGCAAAAGAGTACCCAATAGAAAAGCTATTGCATGGATTGAGTTCCCTGAAAGAAATAAAACGCATGGAGCGCCCAGATCTGGATGCGCACTTATTAGCGGACCTTTTTTATGAAGCAATTGCTACCAGGGAGTGGATCGCACAATCCGTTTACGAATCAAAAGTAAAAGACTATGACAACCCTTTCCGTAAAATGATATATGATACTACGAAAGAAATGGAACAGGTTGTGGGCAAATTAAAAGACAACCCCTTCATCAATGAACAGGCTGAAGAAACGGCTGCTTTTAAAAAAAGTACGGAGCTCCTGATTGAGAAAATAAAACAACATTCCTAGCTTCCCCGCCATGGGAAAAAAAAGCAACAATCTGGATATTTTTTTACACAATCAGGTGTCCCAGGCCGCTTCATTTTTTTGCTCATAATCTGTAAAGGCCTTCTTAAGCCCTTCCAGTACTTCAGCCGCTACTTCAAACAAAGCCTTTGCAGACGGGTCTTCCACCCGCTCCACATCTTTACGAAGGTGATCAATCAACATGTTGAATGCTTCTTTCAGATTCACTGCATGCACTAAAGGATTGTTGGTGTCTACATCTTGCATGATAAATAAATTTTTAACTAATGCTATATGGAGGGCGTAAATTGCGCCAGTTCATAAATGCCCAAACGTTGCTCAATTTCAGCCACCTTATTCACTACGGCCTCAAAGCCATCTTTACCAAATAATTTATATTCATTTTTTTCAAATGTTTCCCCAGGCTATCGTACTCATGTCTGGAAACAATTTTTCTGAATGCAGGAAAGAGCACCGTATCTTCTCTTGCTTCATGCGGGCGGTACATCCGGTTAAATCCGGTCAGTAGCGGAACCAGTAGCCGCGCGGCTGTTTCCGTAGCTCCCGGATGTTTGGCTCGGATTTAAAAATATCGGGCTCCAGATCCAGCGCATTGCTGGTTTTATTCACCCGTTTGGACCATTTTCCTGTACCCCGCTTTGCTGATGTACTTTTTGGTTTCATACACCATTAAATAAAAAAACTGTGCCAGTATCCATCGAAATAAAAAAAGCGGTATGTCAGAAAACATACCGCTTTTTATTTTGTGACCCCTCAGGGACTCGAACCCTGGGCCTACTGATTAAGAGTCAGTAGCTCTACCAACTGAGCTAAGGAGTCGCGATCATTTATTTTACCGGGGCTGAATCCACTTTAGTAAAATCAATGGTCATTTTTGTTTCGCCGCAATTTAACATGGTTTTCCCAAATTTGGGATCTTTATTTCCTAGGTAAGGATTCACAATAGCGGCCTTAGCGCTTAACCAGTTACCGCTTTGTCCCTCACCAAAGGCCATGGGGCATTCCTGCCAGTAAGCGGGCGCTTTATCATATTTCACCGCTAACAATATCGTGCGGAGATTAGCGGATAAATCATTCAGCGCATGGCGCTGCTCTGCCCAATCGTGGCTTCCTTTTATGGTTGCCCCATTCATTTTTGCAAGATCCAGTGTAGAGATCACGGTCTGGTAAATAACCGTATCTTTTTTTAGTTCATCTACTTTTAAATGCGCCAACGTTGTTTCCAGTGTTCCCGCTCCTGCCGTAACAGCGGCGGTATCCCAGTTCACAAAGCCGTCGGTCAGCGCATAATAACTGTTTAAAACCTGCGTTACCGATTCATCAAAGGCTGCGGTTGGCTTCCCTACCGCAACGGGTACCGGCTTTTCGCCGGAATCTTTATTTTTTTTGAAGACAAGTCTATACACAAAAAAAACAAGCACCAGCACCACAATAAAGATCAAAAGTTTTTTCATCAGTCTAATCATTTATACCGCCCGCTCCTGTTTTAGCAATTGCAGCAATAATAAACATTTTACAATGAAATCTATTAGCTAAATTTGCAGGCTTTAAAAAGCGCAAAAGTAATAATAAAAAATGTTAGTTGGTTTACAGAATGTTACGTTCGAGTTTGGTGCAAGAGTAATTGTTGAAGATGCTACCTGGCATATACAGCCCAATGAGCGTATTGGCCTGATAGGATTTAACGGAACCGGCAAATCCACTTTGCTGAAAGTGTTGGTGGGGCAATATGCCCCTTCTGCCGGCACAGTGGAGCGCGGGCGCGAAACAACGATCGGCTACCTGCACCAGGACCTGCTGAGTTTTGATACCAATGAATCGATCCTGCAGGTGGCCCTGAGCGCTTTTGAAAAAGTGTTGCAACTGGAAAAAGAAATTGAAGCCCTGGGACACGAACTGGAAAAAACCGGAGACGAAAAAACATTGATCGCCTATACCGATAAATTGCACGAACTGGAATTGCTCGGCGGTTATAATATTCAGCACAAGACCGAAGAGGTACTGCAGGGGCTGGGATTTTCCAATGCCGACCTGAATCGCCCTTATAAAGAATTCAGCGGGGGCTGGCGTATGCGCGTCTTACTGGCAAAGATGATTCTGGCGCAGCCAGACCTGTTGCTGCTGGATGAGCCCACCAACCACCTGGATCTTCCTTCAATTGAATGGCTGGAAAAATACCTGCAACATTACCAGGGGGCCGTGGTTATCGTAAGCCACGATAAATATTTTCTCAACCGGATGGTGACCAAGATCGTGGAACTCTACCAGCGGCAGTTGCATTTTTACAACGGGAATTACGAGTTCTATGAAAAAGAAAAAGCGGTTCGCATTGAAATGCAGCAAAAGGCCTATGAAAATCAGCAGGACTATATTCGTCAGAATGAACGCCTGGTAGAACGTTTTCGCGCCAAGGCCAGTAAAGCAGCCATGGCGCAAAGCATTATGAAAAAG
Proteins encoded in this region:
- a CDS encoding DUF3175 domain-containing protein, which encodes MKPKSTSAKRGTGKWSKRVNKTSNALDLEPDIFKSEPNIRELRKQPRGYWFRY
- a CDS encoding DeoR family transcriptional regulator codes for the protein MFKEERHAHILKDLKHKHRVLVAELATEMQVSPDTIRRDLQELAEKELVVKVHGGALPADFNEVLERCIKSNGKKL
- a CDS encoding DUF3347 domain-containing protein: MKKLLIFIVVLVLVFFVYRLVFKKNKDSGEKPVPVAVGKPTAAFDESVTQVLNSYYALTDGFVNWDTAAVTAGAGTLETTLAHLKVDELKKDTVIYQTVISTLDLAKMNGATIKGSHDWAEQRHALNDLSANLRTILLAVKYDKAPAYWQECPMAFGEGQSGNWLSAKAAIVNPYLGNKDPKFGKTMLNCGETKMTIDFTKVDSAPVK
- a CDS encoding DUF4954 family protein is translated as MNQIKKLPVGDLGYNFIPKEFLPEGENEYYIRFKQNPATDYRPLTRQEIAILKSNGNRSDNWSNILVREGIDVLLIEDCTFFGLVRIGKLEPYFLEFSQLRTPVGLYRSLIVSCDIGNNVVINNVRMLSHYIIDDEAILINVNEMSCTSHSKFGNGIIKDGEPEDIRIWLELCNENGGRKVVPFDGMLPGDAWLWSKYRANEKLLNAFKNFTDQQFGRQRGTYGTVGKRTIIKNTHIIKDAQIGSDAYIKGANKLKNLTINSNETAKSQIGEGCEMVNGIMGAGSRAFYGVKAVRFILAPFSQLKYGARLINSYLGENATISCCEVLNTLLFPAHEQHHNNSFLCASLVMGQSNIAAGATIGSNHNSRAADGELQAGRGFWPGLCVSLKHNSKFASFTMIAKGDYPAELNVPMPFCLISNDVHKDQLVVMPGYWFLYNMYAILRNERKFADRDKRKEKKQLLEYDFLAPDTVNEIFTALDLLYLYTGKAFYQKNQMVGCDKEYSQKGRELLESQAPIIAQLDIFANGIEHSQRPVRIIKALEGYAVYKKMICYYGTCQLIHHLNQSSDKTLAAVKNLFEKAGERKSWLNVGGQLIPEKEVKILINSIESGAVKKGWDEVHDFYQQQAKEYPIEKLLHGLSSLKEIKRMERPDLDAHLLADLFYEAIATREWIAQSVYESKVKDYDNPFRKMIYDTTKEMEQVVGKLKDNPFINEQAEETAAFKKSTELLIEKIKQHS
- the glmS gene encoding glutamine--fructose-6-phosphate transaminase (isomerizing), giving the protein MCGIVGYTGQKQAYPIIVKGLKRLEYRGYDSAGVAILDSDHLKLYKKKGKVADLEEAIGTKNVQGTTGIGHTRWATHGEPSDRNAHPHISRSGTIAMIHNGIIENYAQLKGELLKKGYTFSSDTDTEVLLNFIDEIKTQNNCTLEEAVRIALKRVTGAYVILLIETANPDTIIAARKGSPLVIGVGKNEHFLGSDASPMLEYTKEVVYINDYELAIVKPDQLILKNLGNEIITPYVQKLDIELAAIEKGGFDHFMLKEIFEQPQTIFDCMRGRLNSQAGTITMAGIQQHADQIINASRIVIIACGTSWHAGLVAEYIFEELCRINVEVEYASEFRYRNPVINKGDVILAVSQSGETADTLVAIETAKEKGALILGVVNVVGSSISRTSHGGAYTHAGPEIGVASTKAFTAQLVVLTLIALKVAYMKGAINDSRYKGLLAELDLIPEKVAWVLNHHEQIKSIAEKYKDARDFLYLGRGYNFPVALEGALKLKEISYIHAEGYPAAEMKHGPIALVDEQLPVVVVATKDQYHEKVVSNIQEIKARKGKVIGIITEGDETSAALCDDVISVPEADEIVAPMLSVVPLQLLSYFIGVAKGCNVDQPRNLAKSVTVE